The following coding sequences are from one Triticum aestivum cultivar Chinese Spring chromosome 5A, IWGSC CS RefSeq v2.1, whole genome shotgun sequence window:
- the LOC123107729 gene encoding uncharacterized protein isoform X1: MHRLLRCTRSADFDAPASAPFAAVPVAAPSQAAPAAAVITTPVAPAPRRAHLGDLGKMPVPDGVAAPSSSTSAPRAAPSVQLAAGVLRTAGSTPVLRLPLGGPGSAIVNHLGPGRSDAGPYSTVGLPPSIAHYFTTKLHLESGNYSRWRQIFYIIACKHEVQHHLDAATEPLGQSTVWRNEDLSMVLWMQGVVAEELMDVVASPDSTTYDIWTQLHVLFMDNQPGRAVILGAEFQNLVQGDLSVAEYSRRLKSLADALEDIGEHISDQALTLQLIRGLNRKFQIMATLLSMQSPFPSFVQARSRLLMEEISANERARLDSRPELPATALTIGHGPSGGSSPSPDCGSGSDSVNKGKGAAASPTGDRGSGSRGRGRGRGRGRGGQLSGGAPAGRGAAPAGPQPPTGFFAPYGALLPGLPAPRAPWAAPNAAGVLGPRPPAPHQAYSVPSTSSSRPTWEQYNQLYAALQGLSMLQQHVGGTPDWFLDTGATSHVASKTDLLTSYGSPPLRHSSGILVGNGSRLPITADLATGKLIMRSNSHGDLYPFFNNSGVQAVLSVATDDIWHLR, translated from the exons ATGCATCGTCTTCTCCGCTGTACCCGCTCGGCCGACTTTGACGCGCCGGCGTCCGCTCCgttcgccgccgttcccgtcgccgCACCCTCTCAGGCAGCTCCCGCTGCCGCGGTCATCACCACCCCAGTTGCACCCGCGCCCCGCCGTGCGCACCTCGGCGACCTGGGCAAGATGCCAGTCCCTGACGGCGTCGCGGCTCCTTCCTCGTCCACCTCGGCGCCCCGTGCGGCGCCCTCTGTCCAGCTAGCCGCAGGCGTCCTGCGCACCGCCGGCAGCACCCCCGTCCTGCGCCTCCCGCTGGGCGGCCCCGGCAGCGCCATCGTCAACCACCTCGGCCCGGGGCGCTCCGACGCCGGTCCTTACTCCACTGTCGGCCTCCCGCCCTCCATCGCGCACTACTTCACCACCAAGCTTCACCTCGAGTCCGGTAACTACTCGCGCTGGCGTCAAATCTTTTACATCATCGCTTGCAAACATGAGGTTCAGCATCATCTCGATGCCGCCACTGAGCCGCTCGGCCAGAGCACCGTGTGGCGCAACGAAGACTTGTCCATGGTGTTGTGGATGCAAGGCGTCGTCGCCGAGGAGCTCATGGACGTCGTGGCGTCCCCGGACAGCACCACCTATGACATCTGGACCCAGCTCCACGTCCTCTTCATGGACAATCAGCCGGGCCGCGCCGTCATCCTCGGCGCCGAGTTCCAGAACCTCGTCCAGGGCGACCTCTCCGTCGCCGAATACAGCCGAAGGCTCAAGTCCCTGGCCGACGCTCTCGAGGACATCGGCGAGCACATCTCCGATCAGGCCCTCACGCTCCAGCTCATCCGCGGCCTCAACCGCAAGTTTCAGATCATGGCGACGCTCCTCTCGATGcagtcgccgttcccctccttcgTGCAGGCCCGCTCTCGCCTCCTCATGGAGGAGATCTCTGCCAACGAGCGGGCTCGACTGGACAGCCGTCCGGAACTCCCAGCCACTGCGCTCACCATCGGGCACGGGCCGAGTGGTGGCTCCTCTCCCTCCCCTGATTGCGGATCAGGCAGCGACTCCGTCAACAAGGGCAAGGGCGCCGCTGCATCTCCCACGGGCGACAGGGGCAGTGGCTCGCGCGGGCGTGGGCGCGGTCGTGGTCGCGGCCGCGGCGGCCAATTGTCTGGTGGCGCTCCCGCTGGGCGCGGCGCCGCTCCGGCCGGGCCGCAGCCCCCGACTGGCTTCTTCGCTCCATACGGCGCCCTCCTCCCCGGCCTGCCTGCACCACGGGCCCCTTGGGCTGCGCCGAACGCCGCCGGCGTCCTAGGCCCACGTCCTCCTGCACCGCATCAGGCCTACTCCGTGCCCTCGACGTCTTCAAGCAGGCCTACCTGGGAGCAGTATAATCAGCTGTACGCTGCTCTCCAGGGCCTCTCCATGCTGCAGCAGCACGTCGGCGGCACGCCGGACTGGTTCCTCGACACGGGCGCTACGTCGCACGTCGCTAGTAAGACGGACCTCCTCACCTCGTATGGTTCTCCCCCATTGCGTCATTCCTCTGGCATCTTAGTAGGCAACGGTTCTCGTCTCCCCATTACAGCC GACCTAGCCACGGGGAAGCTAATCATGAGGTCCAATAGCCATGGGGacctctatccttttttcaacaACTCCGGCGTTCAAGCAGTGCTCTCCGTCGCCACAGATGACATATGGCATCTTCGTTAG
- the LOC123107729 gene encoding uncharacterized protein isoform X2 — MHRLLRCTRSADFDAPASAPFAAVPVAAPSQAAPAAAVITTPVAPAPRRAHLGDLGKMPVPDGVAAPSSSTSAPRAAPSVQLAAGVLRTAGSTPVLRLPLGGPGSAIVNHLGPGRSDAGPYSTVGLPPSIAHYFTTKLHLESGNYSRWRQIFYIIACKHEVQHHLDAATEPLGQSTVWRNEDLSMVLWMQGVVAEELMDVVASPDSTTYDIWTQLHVLFMDNQPGRAVILGAEFQNLVQGDLSVAEYSRRLKSLADALEDIGEHISDQALTLQLIRGLNRKFQIMATLLSMQSPFPSFVQARSRLLMEEISANERARLDSRPELPATALTIGHGPSGGSSPSPDCGSGSDSVNKGKGAAASPTGDRGSGSRGRGRGRGRGRGGQLSGGAPAGRGAAPAGPQPPTGFFAPYGALLPGLPAPRAPWAAPNAAGVLGPRPPAPHQAYSVPSTSSSRPTWEQYNQLYAALQGLSMLQQHVGGTPDWFLDTGATSHVARPSHGEANHEVQ; from the exons ATGCATCGTCTTCTCCGCTGTACCCGCTCGGCCGACTTTGACGCGCCGGCGTCCGCTCCgttcgccgccgttcccgtcgccgCACCCTCTCAGGCAGCTCCCGCTGCCGCGGTCATCACCACCCCAGTTGCACCCGCGCCCCGCCGTGCGCACCTCGGCGACCTGGGCAAGATGCCAGTCCCTGACGGCGTCGCGGCTCCTTCCTCGTCCACCTCGGCGCCCCGTGCGGCGCCCTCTGTCCAGCTAGCCGCAGGCGTCCTGCGCACCGCCGGCAGCACCCCCGTCCTGCGCCTCCCGCTGGGCGGCCCCGGCAGCGCCATCGTCAACCACCTCGGCCCGGGGCGCTCCGACGCCGGTCCTTACTCCACTGTCGGCCTCCCGCCCTCCATCGCGCACTACTTCACCACCAAGCTTCACCTCGAGTCCGGTAACTACTCGCGCTGGCGTCAAATCTTTTACATCATCGCTTGCAAACATGAGGTTCAGCATCATCTCGATGCCGCCACTGAGCCGCTCGGCCAGAGCACCGTGTGGCGCAACGAAGACTTGTCCATGGTGTTGTGGATGCAAGGCGTCGTCGCCGAGGAGCTCATGGACGTCGTGGCGTCCCCGGACAGCACCACCTATGACATCTGGACCCAGCTCCACGTCCTCTTCATGGACAATCAGCCGGGCCGCGCCGTCATCCTCGGCGCCGAGTTCCAGAACCTCGTCCAGGGCGACCTCTCCGTCGCCGAATACAGCCGAAGGCTCAAGTCCCTGGCCGACGCTCTCGAGGACATCGGCGAGCACATCTCCGATCAGGCCCTCACGCTCCAGCTCATCCGCGGCCTCAACCGCAAGTTTCAGATCATGGCGACGCTCCTCTCGATGcagtcgccgttcccctccttcgTGCAGGCCCGCTCTCGCCTCCTCATGGAGGAGATCTCTGCCAACGAGCGGGCTCGACTGGACAGCCGTCCGGAACTCCCAGCCACTGCGCTCACCATCGGGCACGGGCCGAGTGGTGGCTCCTCTCCCTCCCCTGATTGCGGATCAGGCAGCGACTCCGTCAACAAGGGCAAGGGCGCCGCTGCATCTCCCACGGGCGACAGGGGCAGTGGCTCGCGCGGGCGTGGGCGCGGTCGTGGTCGCGGCCGCGGCGGCCAATTGTCTGGTGGCGCTCCCGCTGGGCGCGGCGCCGCTCCGGCCGGGCCGCAGCCCCCGACTGGCTTCTTCGCTCCATACGGCGCCCTCCTCCCCGGCCTGCCTGCACCACGGGCCCCTTGGGCTGCGCCGAACGCCGCCGGCGTCCTAGGCCCACGTCCTCCTGCACCGCATCAGGCCTACTCCGTGCCCTCGACGTCTTCAAGCAGGCCTACCTGGGAGCAGTATAATCAGCTGTACGCTGCTCTCCAGGGCCTCTCCATGCTGCAGCAGCACGTCGGCGGCACGCCGGACTGGTTCCTCGACACGGGCGCTACGTCGCACGTCGCTA GACCTAGCCACGGGGAAGCTAATCATGAGGTCCAATAG
- the LOC123107729 gene encoding uncharacterized protein isoform X3, which translates to MHRLLRCTRSADFDAPASAPFAAVPVAAPSQAAPAAAVITTPVAPAPRRAHLGDLGKMPVPDGVAAPSSSTSAPRAAPSVQLAAGVLRTAGSTPVLRLPLGGPGSAIVNHLGPGRSDAGPYSTVGLPPSIAHYFTTKLHLESGNYSRWRQIFYIIACKHEVQHHLDAATEPLGQSTVWRNEDLSMVLWMQGVVAEELMDVVASPDSTTYDIWTQLHVLFMDNQPGRAVILGAEFQNLVQGDLSVAEYSRRLKSLADALEDIGEHISDQALTLQLIRGLNRKFQIMATLLSMQSPFPSFVQARSRLLMEEISANERARLDSRPELPATALTIGHGPSGGSSPSPDCGSGSDSVNKGKGAAASPTGDRGSGSRGRGRGRGRGRGGQLSGGAPAGRGAAPAGPQPPTGFFAPYGALLPGLPAPRAPWAAPNAAGVLGPRPPAPHQAYSVPSTSSSRPTWEQYNQLYAALQGLSMLQQHVGGTPDWFLDTGATSHVASKTDLLTST; encoded by the exons ATGCATCGTCTTCTCCGCTGTACCCGCTCGGCCGACTTTGACGCGCCGGCGTCCGCTCCgttcgccgccgttcccgtcgccgCACCCTCTCAGGCAGCTCCCGCTGCCGCGGTCATCACCACCCCAGTTGCACCCGCGCCCCGCCGTGCGCACCTCGGCGACCTGGGCAAGATGCCAGTCCCTGACGGCGTCGCGGCTCCTTCCTCGTCCACCTCGGCGCCCCGTGCGGCGCCCTCTGTCCAGCTAGCCGCAGGCGTCCTGCGCACCGCCGGCAGCACCCCCGTCCTGCGCCTCCCGCTGGGCGGCCCCGGCAGCGCCATCGTCAACCACCTCGGCCCGGGGCGCTCCGACGCCGGTCCTTACTCCACTGTCGGCCTCCCGCCCTCCATCGCGCACTACTTCACCACCAAGCTTCACCTCGAGTCCGGTAACTACTCGCGCTGGCGTCAAATCTTTTACATCATCGCTTGCAAACATGAGGTTCAGCATCATCTCGATGCCGCCACTGAGCCGCTCGGCCAGAGCACCGTGTGGCGCAACGAAGACTTGTCCATGGTGTTGTGGATGCAAGGCGTCGTCGCCGAGGAGCTCATGGACGTCGTGGCGTCCCCGGACAGCACCACCTATGACATCTGGACCCAGCTCCACGTCCTCTTCATGGACAATCAGCCGGGCCGCGCCGTCATCCTCGGCGCCGAGTTCCAGAACCTCGTCCAGGGCGACCTCTCCGTCGCCGAATACAGCCGAAGGCTCAAGTCCCTGGCCGACGCTCTCGAGGACATCGGCGAGCACATCTCCGATCAGGCCCTCACGCTCCAGCTCATCCGCGGCCTCAACCGCAAGTTTCAGATCATGGCGACGCTCCTCTCGATGcagtcgccgttcccctccttcgTGCAGGCCCGCTCTCGCCTCCTCATGGAGGAGATCTCTGCCAACGAGCGGGCTCGACTGGACAGCCGTCCGGAACTCCCAGCCACTGCGCTCACCATCGGGCACGGGCCGAGTGGTGGCTCCTCTCCCTCCCCTGATTGCGGATCAGGCAGCGACTCCGTCAACAAGGGCAAGGGCGCCGCTGCATCTCCCACGGGCGACAGGGGCAGTGGCTCGCGCGGGCGTGGGCGCGGTCGTGGTCGCGGCCGCGGCGGCCAATTGTCTGGTGGCGCTCCCGCTGGGCGCGGCGCCGCTCCGGCCGGGCCGCAGCCCCCGACTGGCTTCTTCGCTCCATACGGCGCCCTCCTCCCCGGCCTGCCTGCACCACGGGCCCCTTGGGCTGCGCCGAACGCCGCCGGCGTCCTAGGCCCACGTCCTCCTGCACCGCATCAGGCCTACTCCGTGCCCTCGACGTCTTCAAGCAGGCCTACCTGGGAGCAGTATAATCAGCTGTACGCTGCTCTCCAGGGCCTCTCCATGCTGCAGCAGCACGTCGGCGGCACGCCGGACTGGTTCCTCGACACGGGCGCTACGTCGCACGTCGCTAGTAAGACGGACCTCCTCACCTC GACCTAG